A region of Salinibacter sp. 10B DNA encodes the following proteins:
- a CDS encoding DJ-1/PfpI family protein has protein sequence MTVAFLLFDDLTALDLIGAYDPITRLKTMGFVDDFAWDLCAFREPISDARGLHFTPDCVGSALDAYDLLVVPGGHGTALLQEDDAFLKWMRTAEPVGLKASVCTGSLLLGAAGFLDDRRATTHPNAFDDLAPYCAQVVDDRVVDVGDVITARGVSAGIDLGLHVVERLTGPTVRRQIARQMDYPHT, from the coding sequence ATGACCGTTGCCTTCCTCCTCTTCGACGACCTTACCGCCCTCGACCTCATCGGGGCCTACGACCCCATCACTCGTCTGAAGACGATGGGCTTCGTAGACGACTTCGCGTGGGACCTCTGCGCATTCCGTGAACCGATCTCCGATGCACGGGGACTGCACTTCACCCCCGATTGCGTGGGGTCCGCCCTAGACGCGTACGATCTGCTCGTGGTGCCGGGCGGGCATGGCACTGCCCTTCTGCAAGAGGACGACGCCTTCCTGAAGTGGATGAGGACCGCCGAGCCTGTTGGCCTGAAGGCCTCCGTCTGCACTGGTTCCCTACTTCTGGGGGCGGCGGGCTTCCTTGACGATCGACGGGCAACCACGCATCCGAATGCATTCGACGACTTGGCGCCGTACTGCGCGCAGGTGGTCGACGATCGCGTGGTGGACGTAGGCGACGTGATTACGGCCCGGGGCGTCTCGGCGGGCATTGATCTCGGACTCCACGTCGTGGAACGGCTAACGGGACCGACTGTGCGGCGTCAGATTGCCAGACAAATGGACTATCCACACACGTAA
- a CDS encoding riboflavin synthase, whose product MFTGIIEEVGTLTNVEDLGGGKRLTIEAEMAPTLRVDQSVSINGACQTVVAVDAENRTFAVDSIEETLRKTTFGRFTAGAPVNLERALQAGDRLDGHFVQGHVDATGTIVKVEREETDWLYTIQFDPKYAAYLIPVGSISVDGISLTVARLEEETFTVAIIPHTYKETNVADGWTEGAAVNLEFDLIGKYVTRSLTASGETPDPEALAQAWGEE is encoded by the coding sequence ATGTTTACGGGAATCATCGAAGAGGTAGGTACTCTCACGAACGTCGAGGATCTCGGGGGCGGCAAACGGCTCACCATTGAGGCGGAGATGGCACCCACGCTCCGGGTCGACCAGAGCGTCTCGATCAACGGCGCGTGCCAGACGGTCGTGGCGGTGGATGCCGAGAATCGCACCTTCGCCGTCGATAGCATTGAGGAAACCCTGCGCAAAACGACGTTCGGCCGTTTCACGGCGGGCGCGCCGGTCAACCTGGAGCGTGCACTGCAGGCCGGCGACCGGTTGGACGGCCATTTTGTGCAGGGACATGTGGACGCCACCGGCACGATCGTCAAGGTCGAGCGGGAGGAGACAGACTGGCTGTACACCATCCAGTTCGATCCCAAATACGCCGCCTACCTCATCCCGGTGGGCTCCATTTCCGTAGACGGCATCAGCCTAACGGTGGCGCGGCTTGAGGAGGAGACCTTTACCGTCGCGATCATTCCGCATACCTACAAGGAGACGAACGTGGCCGACGGGTGGACGGAGGGAGCGGCGGTGAACCTGGAGTTCGATCTCATCGGGAAGTATGTGACGCGCAGTTTGACCGCGAGCGGCGAGACACCCGATCCAGAGGCACTGGCGCAGGCCTGGGGAGAGGAGTAG
- a CDS encoding peptidoglycan-binding domain-containing protein yields MTRLRPRVENGAVEVMYRFQYPGDTADIVPEWKAPEGYVQPQFFYTVDVSGIIADSQDAKSTGVMRFVDDLDLRFVNEGGAPLANQTVELTLADGSTEERQTSGEGRVQLREVPPGPVHVGLAGYEPASDESESEADQSPPSEDATRLVMDTADATAGVATGGEETVCVVPPRIDLHLEHGLVGAKLAGTDYTLKIKTEDGSTSTLEGTVDSEGRLQQAVPVGAVAAALTLKTEGGTVTVPLDLTSLSAGGDEAGLQQRLAQAGVYGGKVDSKNGAVTRASVQTLQAQLGQSPTGTIPEMERPMLDGLRFRDA; encoded by the coding sequence GTGACGCGGCTGCGTCCTCGGGTAGAAAACGGAGCCGTGGAGGTGATGTACCGGTTCCAGTATCCGGGCGACACCGCGGACATTGTGCCGGAGTGGAAGGCGCCGGAGGGCTACGTGCAACCGCAGTTTTTCTACACGGTGGACGTGAGCGGCATCATCGCCGATTCGCAGGACGCGAAGAGCACGGGCGTGATGCGATTCGTGGACGATCTGGATCTCCGGTTTGTAAACGAGGGAGGAGCGCCGCTGGCCAATCAGACTGTCGAGCTCACGCTCGCCGACGGCTCGACCGAAGAACGGCAGACGTCTGGGGAGGGGCGCGTCCAGCTGCGAGAGGTGCCGCCGGGCCCGGTTCACGTTGGGCTGGCCGGCTACGAACCCGCGTCTGACGAATCGGAGTCCGAGGCCGATCAATCGCCGCCGTCCGAGGATGCAACTCGGCTCGTGATGGACACGGCGGATGCGACCGCCGGCGTGGCGACCGGAGGCGAGGAGACGGTCTGCGTCGTGCCGCCACGAATCGACCTTCACCTGGAGCACGGGCTCGTCGGGGCGAAGCTCGCGGGCACCGACTACACGCTGAAGATCAAAACCGAGGACGGATCCACGTCCACCCTCGAGGGAACGGTGGACAGTGAGGGGCGGCTGCAGCAGGCGGTGCCGGTCGGAGCGGTGGCCGCCGCGCTCACGCTGAAGACGGAAGGCGGGACCGTTACGGTGCCGCTGGATCTCACGTCTCTTTCGGCGGGGGGGGACGAGGCCGGGTTGCAGCAGCGCCTCGCGCAGGCCGGCGTCTACGGTGGCAAGGTTGATAGCAAAAACGGGGCGGTCACCCGGGCGTCCGTTCAGACTTTGCAGGCACAGCTGGGCCAATCGCCGACCGGCACGATTCCCGAAATGGAACGCCCCATGCTCGACGGTCTGCGGTTTCGGGATGCGTAG
- a CDS encoding peptidoglycan-binding protein, with protein sequence MSTPDSSEPTIESWIEESFSDSGQAALDLLPEDAPFYRRYGNYTLRRGDWDGSWPSAPVEEGREIGLANGDLVLPGIVVDPAEEQPPTISLGGYVTQLQLDLWNLGFGLIREFDGVFGPRTEQAVREFQIYAGMGRVAEEDPKAAGEYVERLSGTDNPEGSMTRYTGEVTGVLNQETRRCLTHWINEGYRCPVVITARTGDEYASVYDGDAMAEGADPENLWGHDDLQSNSPRVFAVDFTDYYDLPSEPDSSDPSLDGIRHFVLGEYNSYEGDEGPVSQQYHTWNEGEITPQRLIGTPGEHLTEADQSTYDVVHAVSHIECMGYFDSVNAYDRALVSVGPCHWTLGLADSSGGVGGGELCGYLAYLQECNPNAFEKAFGRFGLGLNHQWGNWEDPGGSPDGSTLYDDASRTYSSWVQLPAQDLDPEGKGSDEESSEEMQSMPKAPPDAKSEALYFKSWHWFYRFVMAGRTVEPYRQRMWDMARVRIRDLRSASLPLEAPEKAEWSPEEITIGDIFTSEKAMVMVYCWHIYSPSDVFPLVGQSCLEEVFDHASSGYHDVHEQYVDQEDEELQIQRQLTINGEEVDGARLDWSRRPGSWSDRHELALIGGLLQRSSGEIRRRIGLLFLDEHQTLDEGRGSFAFADAGLPESP encoded by the coding sequence ATGTCTACGCCCGATTCATCAGAACCGACGATCGAGTCCTGGATTGAGGAGAGTTTCTCCGATTCTGGGCAGGCCGCACTGGACCTGCTTCCGGAGGATGCGCCCTTTTACCGGCGGTACGGCAACTACACCCTGCGCCGGGGCGACTGGGACGGCTCCTGGCCCTCGGCGCCGGTGGAGGAGGGGCGGGAGATCGGGCTCGCCAACGGGGACCTCGTGCTCCCCGGCATTGTCGTGGACCCGGCCGAGGAGCAGCCCCCGACCATTTCCCTCGGGGGATACGTGACTCAACTGCAACTGGACCTGTGGAATCTGGGCTTTGGCCTCATCCGGGAGTTTGACGGGGTGTTCGGCCCTCGGACCGAGCAGGCCGTGCGGGAGTTTCAGATCTACGCCGGGATGGGCCGGGTGGCCGAGGAAGACCCGAAGGCCGCCGGGGAGTACGTCGAGCGGCTGTCGGGGACCGACAATCCGGAAGGATCCATGACGCGCTACACCGGAGAAGTGACGGGCGTCCTCAACCAGGAGACGCGCCGCTGCCTCACCCACTGGATCAATGAGGGCTACCGGTGCCCGGTGGTCATCACCGCGCGGACGGGGGACGAATACGCGTCGGTCTACGACGGCGATGCAATGGCCGAGGGGGCCGATCCCGAAAACCTGTGGGGCCACGACGACCTGCAGAGTAATAGCCCACGAGTGTTCGCCGTCGACTTTACCGACTACTACGATCTCCCCTCGGAGCCAGACTCGTCTGACCCATCTCTTGATGGGATTCGACACTTTGTCTTGGGCGAATACAACTCCTATGAGGGCGATGAAGGCCCAGTCTCCCAACAGTATCACACTTGGAATGAGGGTGAAATTACTCCGCAGCGACTCATAGGAACGCCCGGGGAGCACCTAACTGAAGCCGACCAATCCACGTACGATGTCGTCCACGCGGTCTCTCACATCGAGTGCATGGGCTATTTCGACTCGGTGAATGCCTATGACCGAGCCCTCGTGTCCGTTGGTCCGTGCCACTGGACGCTCGGTTTAGCTGACTCGTCTGGGGGGGTAGGAGGAGGAGAACTGTGTGGGTATCTCGCCTATCTGCAAGAGTGTAATCCAAACGCGTTCGAGAAGGCATTCGGCCGATTCGGCCTGGGCCTGAACCATCAATGGGGGAACTGGGAGGATCCGGGGGGATCCCCTGACGGGAGCACGCTTTACGACGACGCATCTCGGACCTACTCCAGCTGGGTGCAGTTGCCAGCGCAGGACCTAGATCCTGAGGGGAAGGGTTCCGATGAGGAGAGCAGTGAGGAGATGCAATCGATGCCGAAGGCCCCACCTGATGCCAAGTCCGAGGCGCTGTACTTCAAGTCCTGGCATTGGTTCTACCGGTTCGTGATGGCAGGACGCACGGTCGAGCCGTATCGTCAGAGAATGTGGGACATGGCTCGGGTTCGGATTCGAGATCTTCGTTCCGCCTCCCTCCCATTGGAGGCACCAGAGAAAGCGGAATGGTCGCCAGAGGAGATCACTATCGGAGACATCTTTACCTCCGAGAAAGCCATGGTGATGGTTTACTGCTGGCACATCTACTCGCCTAGCGATGTTTTTCCGTTAGTAGGCCAATCGTGCCTTGAGGAGGTCTTCGATCATGCCAGTTCTGGGTACCACGACGTTCACGAACAATATGTGGACCAAGAGGACGAAGAACTGCAAATTCAAAGGCAACTGACCATAAACGGCGAAGAGGTCGATGGAGCACGCCTCGACTGGTCGAGACGGCCCGGCTCCTGGTCCGACCGGCATGAGCTGGCTTTGATCGGCGGGCTTCTACAGCGCTCCAGTGGAGAGATTCGTCGGCGGATCGGGCTGCTTTTTCTAGACGAGCACCAGACCCTCGACGAAGGACGAGGCTCGTTCGCGTTTGCGGATGCGGGACTACCCGAGAGCCCTTGA
- a CDS encoding 4-vinyl reductase, with translation MDVVSPDLRAKAVQSLQPVVDRGHLVGPGGSTHVAHCHHYNCFLQKTLRSRSDTGMDAVLVNVSAALFFVMFVRAFDAEWSLNRRLAYAQALFRVRGYGNPQVTDALESDTITATASHYSEGYKSKFGVQDEPQDFFLTGALQGALTAAYGCDVEVEQTSCIAMGDDKNTWTVTRHSNRQDNVENYMEQAKRLQQHRDALTPNPKPENLPAPPVTSAVQNMDLVGDPEKGLIPAFNVYLTFIPSLYYNICSQIFLDRIQENNMSRALGVRLLKEAGHVCGFYTLGNILLSSEFGLLRKSHFGPSPGAHDSMTALFGVVNAFGWGYWQLDELSDDTLSFSVHNSYEAYNYREYFGEADEPVCMLHMGGGAAIMNALRHGDILNFNGPIDRDYVNSVFKESDGFSSKEEQCFSFDEDGRPCRFRVTE, from the coding sequence ATGGACGTAGTATCCCCTGACCTTCGGGCTAAGGCGGTGCAATCCCTGCAGCCTGTTGTAGACCGTGGTCATCTCGTGGGACCGGGTGGGAGTACCCACGTGGCCCACTGCCACCACTACAACTGCTTCCTGCAGAAGACCCTCCGCTCCCGCTCCGACACCGGGATGGACGCCGTCCTGGTCAACGTGTCGGCCGCCCTGTTTTTTGTTATGTTCGTGCGCGCCTTCGACGCTGAGTGGTCCCTCAATCGACGGCTTGCCTACGCGCAGGCCCTTTTTCGGGTACGGGGATATGGCAATCCGCAGGTGACGGATGCTCTAGAGAGTGATACCATCACGGCAACGGCGTCTCACTACTCTGAGGGCTACAAGAGCAAGTTCGGCGTCCAGGACGAACCGCAAGACTTCTTCCTGACGGGAGCCCTGCAGGGAGCATTAACGGCGGCTTACGGCTGCGACGTGGAGGTCGAGCAGACCTCTTGCATCGCCATGGGCGACGACAAAAACACGTGGACGGTCACCCGGCATAGCAATCGACAGGACAACGTCGAGAACTACATGGAGCAAGCCAAGCGCCTCCAGCAGCACCGTGATGCCCTCACGCCGAACCCTAAGCCCGAGAACCTTCCTGCCCCGCCCGTCACGTCGGCGGTTCAGAACATGGACCTCGTGGGGGACCCGGAGAAAGGTCTGATCCCGGCGTTTAACGTGTACCTGACGTTCATTCCGTCGCTCTACTACAACATCTGCTCGCAGATCTTCCTGGACCGCATTCAGGAAAACAACATGTCCCGCGCCCTCGGCGTCCGGTTGCTGAAGGAAGCGGGCCACGTGTGCGGATTTTACACCCTCGGAAATATCCTGCTCTCCTCCGAGTTTGGATTGCTTCGCAAGTCGCACTTCGGTCCCAGCCCCGGCGCACACGACTCCATGACGGCCCTCTTTGGGGTCGTCAATGCCTTCGGGTGGGGCTACTGGCAACTCGACGAGCTGTCGGACGACACGCTTTCGTTCTCGGTGCACAACAGCTACGAGGCCTACAACTACCGCGAGTACTTCGGAGAGGCCGACGAACCGGTGTGCATGCTCCATATGGGGGGCGGGGCGGCCATCATGAACGCTCTTCGGCACGGGGACATTCTCAACTTCAACGGTCCCATCGATCGCGACTACGTAAACAGCGTCTTTAAGGAAAGCGATGGCTTTAGCTCAAAAGAAGAGCAGTGCTTCTCCTTCGACGAAGACGGACGCCCCTGTCGTTTTCGCGTCACCGAGTGA
- the metE gene encoding 5-methyltetrahydropteroyltriglutamate--homocysteine S-methyltransferase has translation MAKASNLGFPRIGAHRELKRAVEGYWKGDLSKEELIESAQALRESHWTEQQDLGLDVVPSNDFSYYDQVLDTCAMVGAVPERFPWDGERVDLDTYFAMARGLQEKDLEGEDSGVQAMEMTKWFDTNYHYIVPEFSRDTNFSLSSTKVIDEYKEAKEHGIDTRPVIIGPVSFLLLGKTQEDNLDALDLLDDLLPVYAEVLQELAAAGADAVQLDEPNLVFDLSDEERAAFTKAYEALADAADLDLHVATYFGGLEDNLPTALDLPVDVLHLDLVRGAGQLEDALDYGVPEDLSLSLGLIDGRNVWRADLDALLDTVETAVDALGSDRVLVGPSCSLLHVPVDLDTEPALDDDMKLWLAFAKQKIEEIVALTERANGDVDGTEALFEKSRNAQTARAESDWINDTSVQGRVDGIDGSMTERNSPHAQRRPIQRDALDLPTLPTTTIGSFPQTNDVRKMRAKYKKEEISKAEYEEFIEEQIADTIAAQEEIGLDVLVHGESERGDMVEYFGRQLNGFLFTENGWVQSYGSRCVRPPIIAGDVSRPEPMTVRWLSYANDQTDKPVKGMLTGPVTMLQWSFVRDDQPRAETCRQIALAIRDEVVDLEDAGVQAIQIDEPAFREGLPLRESQWDDYLEWAVECFRLASCGVQDETQIHTHMCYSEFNDIIEAIADMDADVISVEASRSKMELLDSFDEFDYPNEIGPGVYDIHSPRVPSVEEMEDLIHKALEVLDTEQMWVNPDCGLKTRRWVEVKPSLENMVQAAENVREPAAVA, from the coding sequence ATGGCGAAGGCAAGCAATCTCGGTTTTCCCCGTATCGGTGCGCACCGTGAACTGAAGCGTGCCGTGGAGGGATACTGGAAAGGCGACCTCTCGAAGGAAGAGCTCATCGAGTCGGCCCAGGCACTCCGTGAATCGCACTGGACGGAGCAGCAGGATCTCGGCCTCGACGTGGTGCCGTCCAACGACTTCTCCTACTACGACCAGGTGCTTGACACCTGCGCGATGGTCGGTGCTGTGCCCGAACGCTTCCCGTGGGATGGCGAACGCGTAGACCTCGATACCTACTTTGCGATGGCCCGCGGGCTGCAGGAGAAGGACCTGGAGGGCGAGGACTCCGGCGTGCAGGCGATGGAGATGACAAAGTGGTTCGACACGAATTACCACTACATCGTCCCGGAGTTTTCGCGCGACACGAACTTCTCCCTCTCCTCGACGAAGGTCATTGACGAGTACAAGGAGGCGAAGGAGCATGGCATTGACACGCGGCCGGTCATCATTGGCCCGGTCTCGTTCTTGCTACTCGGCAAGACGCAGGAGGACAACCTCGACGCCCTCGACCTGCTCGACGACCTGCTGCCCGTCTACGCGGAGGTACTGCAGGAGCTCGCCGCCGCCGGGGCCGACGCGGTACAGCTCGACGAGCCGAATCTCGTGTTCGATCTCAGCGACGAGGAGCGCGCGGCCTTCACGAAGGCCTACGAGGCACTCGCCGACGCGGCCGACCTCGACCTGCACGTCGCCACGTACTTCGGCGGCCTGGAGGACAACCTCCCTACGGCTCTGGACCTGCCGGTCGACGTCCTGCACCTCGACCTCGTTCGGGGCGCGGGCCAGCTGGAGGATGCCCTCGATTATGGCGTGCCCGAGGACCTGTCGCTCTCCCTCGGCCTCATCGACGGACGCAACGTGTGGCGGGCCGACCTCGACGCGCTCCTCGACACCGTGGAGACGGCCGTCGACGCGCTTGGCTCCGACCGTGTGCTCGTGGGGCCGTCCTGCTCGCTGTTGCACGTGCCGGTCGACCTCGACACCGAGCCGGCCCTCGACGACGACATGAAGCTCTGGCTTGCGTTTGCCAAGCAGAAGATTGAGGAGATCGTGGCGCTGACGGAGCGCGCCAACGGCGACGTGGACGGCACCGAGGCCCTCTTCGAGAAGAGCCGCAACGCCCAGACGGCGCGCGCCGAGTCCGACTGGATTAACGACACGTCCGTGCAGGGCCGTGTGGATGGCATTGACGGTTCGATGACGGAGCGCAACTCTCCGCACGCCCAGCGCCGCCCCATCCAGCGGGACGCCCTCGACCTGCCGACGCTCCCGACCACGACGATCGGCTCCTTCCCGCAGACGAACGATGTGCGGAAGATGCGTGCGAAGTACAAGAAGGAAGAGATCTCGAAGGCGGAGTACGAGGAGTTCATCGAGGAGCAGATTGCCGACACGATTGCGGCGCAGGAGGAGATTGGCCTCGACGTGCTGGTGCACGGCGAGAGTGAGCGGGGGGACATGGTCGAATACTTCGGTCGCCAGCTCAACGGCTTCCTCTTTACCGAAAACGGCTGGGTGCAAAGTTACGGCAGCCGCTGTGTGCGGCCGCCCATCATCGCCGGCGACGTGAGCCGTCCCGAGCCGATGACCGTGCGGTGGCTCTCCTACGCCAACGACCAGACCGACAAGCCGGTGAAGGGCATGCTGACCGGCCCGGTCACGATGCTGCAGTGGTCGTTCGTACGCGACGATCAGCCGCGCGCCGAGACGTGCCGCCAGATCGCGCTCGCCATTCGCGACGAGGTGGTCGACCTCGAAGACGCCGGCGTGCAGGCCATCCAGATCGACGAGCCCGCCTTCCGCGAGGGGCTGCCCCTCCGCGAGAGTCAGTGGGACGACTACCTGGAGTGGGCTGTGGAATGCTTCCGGCTCGCCTCCTGCGGCGTCCAGGACGAGACGCAGATCCACACTCACATGTGCTATTCGGAGTTCAACGACATCATCGAGGCGATCGCCGACATGGACGCCGACGTGATCTCCGTGGAGGCCTCCCGCTCGAAGATGGAGCTGCTCGACTCGTTCGACGAGTTCGACTACCCGAACGAGATTGGGCCGGGCGTCTACGACATCCACTCGCCGCGTGTGCCGTCGGTCGAGGAGATGGAAGACCTCATCCACAAGGCCCTTGAGGTGCTCGACACCGAGCAGATGTGGGTCAATCCGGACTGCGGCCTCAAGACACGCCGCTGGGTTGAGGTCAAGCCCTCACTCGAAAACATGGTGCAGGCTGCCGAAAATGTACGCGAGCCTGCTGCGGTAGCATAA